The following are encoded in a window of Natranaerovirga pectinivora genomic DNA:
- a CDS encoding ATP synthase subunit I: MIKHQDKVISTIIVGMILISLSIAVISIFINYNIGFIIGLTIGTVTGVFQIMHIGKTINKALDKTPNQAKKYAVKSSMFRYLIIVLVVIVSVTINRDSIIGIIVGLFVLKLSIYLMPLIKSFYSE; encoded by the coding sequence ATGATAAAACATCAAGATAAAGTTATATCAACAATTATTGTTGGTATGATATTAATATCACTAAGCATTGCAGTAATATCTATTTTTATTAATTATAATATAGGCTTTATTATAGGATTAACAATAGGAACGGTGACAGGTGTTTTTCAGATTATGCATATAGGTAAAACTATAAATAAAGCATTAGATAAAACACCAAATCAAGCTAAAAAATATGCTGTCAAAAGTTCTATGTTTAGGTACTTAATAATTGTATTAGTTGTCATAGTAAGTGTAACGATCAATAGAGATTCTATTATAGGGATTATAGTTGGACTTTTTGTTCTTAAGTTATCCATTTACTTAATGCCCTTGATAAAGTCATTTTATTCTGAATAA
- a CDS encoding AtpZ/AtpI family protein, translated as MKIDPHVLKHLVLLNQIALTIIIPIIFCIFIGKWLDDKLGTNGVITFVFIILGLLAAIRNFFVITTRFLEEQKGSKK; from the coding sequence ATGAAAATAGATCCTCACGTATTAAAACATTTGGTATTACTAAACCAAATAGCACTAACAATTATTATACCAATAATATTTTGTATATTTATTGGTAAATGGTTAGATGATAAACTAGGTACCAACGGTGTTATAACATTTGTATTTATTATCCTGGGTCTTTTAGCAGCTATTCGTAATTTTTTTGTAATTACAACTAGATTTTTAGAAGAACAGAAAGGATCTAAAAAATGA
- a CDS encoding ACT domain-containing protein yields MKPVITNLYITQNVTLITLINVPSPIDQRAKIFSALADAGINIDMVSQTTPFKEVINISFSLNDDDFFNAIQALKVFKSSIPDLRIEVNSNNTKISLFGEAMRHTTGVFAKALELLVASNVDVKIITTSESDISFLIYSSDEKKAINALTKHYNIGI; encoded by the coding sequence ATGAAACCCGTTATAACCAATCTTTATATAACACAAAATGTAACCTTGATAACGTTAATTAATGTACCCAGTCCCATTGATCAAAGAGCAAAGATTTTTTCTGCATTAGCTGATGCAGGTATTAATATTGATATGGTAAGCCAAACAACACCCTTTAAAGAGGTCATAAATATCTCATTCTCTCTAAATGACGATGATTTCTTTAACGCCATTCAAGCCCTTAAGGTTTTTAAATCTTCTATTCCTGATCTAAGAATTGAAGTTAACTCAAACAACACTAAAATCTCTTTATTTGGCGAAGCAATGAGACATACAACAGGGGTTTTTGCAAAAGCCTTAGAATTACTTGTTGCGTCTAATGTAGACGTGAAAATCATTACAACATCTGAATCAGACATTTCATTTTTAATATATTCTTCTGATGAGAAGAAAGCTATTAATGCTTTAACCAAACATTATAATATAGGAATTTAA
- a CDS encoding glycosyltransferase family 4 protein: protein MLKFMNDINPNLIYILAFGSAFLISLLTTPLSKKIAYKLGAIAYPTDRGMHKKPMPLAGGIAIVAGFVFTVLLIAPFVENFLTLQIGGLLAGGILITSVGLLDDIYNLNPKIKLLFQIMAALIVVYTGTTIEHLTWPFSETNNIELGMLSKAFTMLWVIGVTNAVNLIDGLDGLAAGVSSIAALCLMLLSLLTPVQIPVAIVLTAALAGSCLGFLPHNFNPAKIFMGDTGSTFLGFTLAVISIQGLIKSYTAITVFIAIIVLGLPIFDTFFAIIRRIRNGQPVMQADRGHLHHRLVDRGYSQKRAVLTLYGISSCFGVAGILLAISGGVLAVGVLAIMVLVWLIDNAIIARAKNKKHDI from the coding sequence ATGTTGAAATTTATGAATGATATCAATCCTAATCTTATATATATACTTGCATTTGGAAGCGCGTTTTTAATATCATTATTAACAACACCCTTAAGTAAAAAAATTGCATATAAATTAGGAGCAATCGCTTATCCTACTGATAGAGGGATGCATAAAAAACCCATGCCTTTAGCAGGTGGTATTGCAATTGTTGCTGGATTTGTTTTTACTGTTTTACTAATAGCACCTTTTGTTGAAAATTTTTTAACCCTACAGATTGGTGGGTTATTAGCAGGTGGCATATTAATAACAAGTGTAGGATTATTAGATGATATTTATAATCTAAATCCTAAGATAAAATTATTATTTCAAATAATGGCAGCCCTTATAGTGGTATATACTGGAACTACTATCGAACATTTAACTTGGCCATTTTCTGAAACCAATAATATTGAACTTGGCATGTTAAGTAAAGCGTTTACAATGCTGTGGGTAATTGGAGTAACCAACGCAGTTAATTTAATTGATGGTCTTGATGGTTTAGCAGCAGGCGTTTCATCTATTGCAGCTTTATGCTTGATGTTGTTATCTTTATTAACACCAGTTCAAATTCCAGTTGCTATCGTACTTACTGCAGCATTAGCAGGATCTTGTTTAGGTTTCTTGCCACACAACTTTAATCCTGCAAAAATATTTATGGGTGATACTGGTTCTACTTTTTTAGGATTTACATTAGCCGTAATATCCATTCAAGGTCTAATTAAAAGTTATACGGCAATTACAGTTTTTATTGCAATTATTGTGTTGGGGTTACCAATATTTGATACGTTTTTTGCGATAATACGTAGAATAAGAAATGGGCAACCAGTGATGCAGGCAGATAGAGGGCATTTGCATCATAGATTAGTGGATAGAGGATATAGTCAAAAAAGAGCTGTATTAACCTTATATGGCATTAGCAGTTGTTTTGGTGTTGCAGGGATTTTATTAGCCATTAGCGGTGGTGTATTAGCTGTTGGAGTATTAGCTATTATGGTTTTGGTTTGGTTGATTGATAATGCCATAATTGCAAGAGCAAAAAATAAAAAACACGATATATAA
- a CDS encoding deoxycytidylate deaminase — MRPSWDEYFLEIVEMIKERSTCLRRKVGAIIVKDKRILTSGYNGAPSGCTHCEEKGCLREQLKIPSGQRHELCRASHAEQNAIVQAAMHGVSINDSTIYVTAQPCVICSKLIINAGIKKVVFKGDYPDELSMELLKEANIEVIKHK; from the coding sequence ATGAGACCAAGTTGGGATGAATACTTCTTAGAAATAGTAGAAATGATAAAAGAAAGATCCACATGTCTAAGAAGAAAAGTTGGCGCCATAATTGTTAAGGATAAGAGAATTCTCACTTCAGGATATAATGGTGCACCATCAGGTTGTACTCATTGTGAAGAAAAGGGATGTTTAAGAGAGCAATTAAAAATACCATCAGGGCAAAGGCACGAATTGTGTAGAGCATCCCATGCAGAACAAAATGCAATAGTACAAGCAGCTATGCACGGTGTATCAATAAATGATAGTACCATATATGTAACGGCTCAACCTTGTGTTATATGTTCTAAGTTGATTATTAATGCAGGTATTAAAAAAGTAGTTTTTAAAGGTGATTATCCTGATGAATTATCCATGGAGCTTTTAAAAGAAGCTAATATAGAAGTTATTAAACATAAGTAG
- the upp gene encoding uracil phosphoribosyltransferase: MSNVIVMDHPLIQHKVAILRNKETGSKEFREIVEEISMLMCYEATRNLTLEDIEVETPVAKTTAKAIAGKKLGIVPILRAGLGMVDGMLNLVPAAKVGHVGLYRDPDTLNPVEYYCKLPIDAIERDIFVLDPMLATGGSAASAIQFIKDKGVTKIHLMCLIAAPEGVKKVQEEHPDVDIYIAALDERLNEHGYIVPGLGDAGDRLYGTK, encoded by the coding sequence ATGTCAAATGTTATTGTTATGGATCATCCATTAATACAACACAAGGTTGCAATATTAAGAAATAAAGAAACAGGTTCAAAGGAATTTAGAGAAATAGTAGAAGAAATATCCATGCTTATGTGCTATGAAGCTACAAGAAATCTAACTTTAGAAGATATTGAAGTAGAAACACCTGTTGCTAAAACAACAGCAAAAGCAATTGCTGGAAAAAAACTAGGAATTGTACCAATTCTTAGAGCTGGACTAGGAATGGTAGACGGGATGTTAAATTTAGTACCAGCAGCTAAAGTTGGTCATGTTGGTTTGTACCGTGACCCTGATACCCTTAATCCTGTTGAGTATTACTGTAAACTACCAATTGATGCTATTGAAAGAGATATATTTGTTCTTGATCCAATGTTAGCAACAGGGGGATCTGCAGCATCTGCTATACAATTTATTAAAGATAAAGGTGTAACTAAGATTCATTTAATGTGTCTAATTGCTGCTCCTGAGGGTGTAAAAAAAGTGCAAGAGGAGCATCCAGATGTAGATATATATATAGCTGCATTAGATGAAAGATTAAATGAACATGGTTATATTGTACCTGGATTAGGTGATGCAGGTGATAGGTTATACGGTACGAAATAG
- the rpiB gene encoding ribose 5-phosphate isomerase B: protein MIALGSDHGGFQLKDEIIKYLEDNNIEYKDLGCYTTDSCDYPDFANKVAKSIQNNECDKGILICGTGIGISIAANKHKGIRAALCHDCFSAEATRLHNDANVLVMGGRIVGPGLALKIVEIFLSTDFSNDERHIRRINLIEE, encoded by the coding sequence ATGATAGCACTAGGTTCAGACCATGGCGGTTTTCAATTAAAAGATGAGATAATCAAATATTTAGAGGATAATAATATTGAATATAAAGATTTAGGGTGTTATACTACTGATTCTTGTGATTATCCTGATTTTGCTAATAAAGTTGCTAAATCTATTCAAAACAATGAGTGTGATAAGGGTATTTTAATTTGTGGTACAGGTATAGGCATTTCTATTGCAGCAAATAAGCATAAAGGGATAAGGGCTGCCTTATGTCATGATTGTTTTAGTGCAGAAGCAACGAGATTGCATAATGACGCCAATGTATTGGTTATGGGTGGAAGAATTGTTGGTCCTGGACTTGCATTAAAAATAGTAGAAATCTTTTTAAGTACTGACTTTTCAAATGATGAAAGACATATTAGAAGAATTAATCTAATAGAAGAATAA
- a CDS encoding low molecular weight protein arginine phosphatase — MSNNKGKIIFVCTGNTCRSPIAEAIAKSKVAKNIEIISRGILVHYPSNMNDKAKKVIEENNMVLENHISKLFNIDEVDGNTLILTMTKTHKLMLLEKYGVLENKIYTLCEYIGEFGDVEDPYGESLEVYRSCYRRLEAVISRAIIKFELEELK; from the coding sequence TTGAGTAATAATAAGGGAAAAATAATTTTTGTTTGTACTGGTAATACTTGCAGAAGTCCAATAGCTGAAGCTATTGCAAAAAGTAAGGTTGCTAAAAATATTGAAATAATATCTAGAGGAATCTTAGTCCACTATCCTTCAAATATGAATGATAAAGCAAAAAAAGTTATTGAAGAAAATAACATGGTTTTAGAAAACCATATATCAAAATTATTTAATATAGATGAAGTTGATGGTAATACCCTAATTTTGACAATGACTAAAACTCATAAACTCATGTTATTGGAAAAGTATGGTGTGTTAGAAAATAAAATTTATACCCTATGCGAATATATTGGTGAATTTGGTGATGTAGAAGACCCATATGGAGAATCACTAGAAGTATATAGAAGTTGTTATAGACGGTTAGAGGCTGTTATAAGTAGAGCCATTATAAAATTTGAATTGGAGGAATTAAAATGA
- a CDS encoding L-threonylcarbamoyladenylate synthase has translation MKTKIYKIDKNNIDDNKIKEAAAILKEGGLVAFPTETVYGLGANALDVDAANKIYKAKGRPSDNPLIVHIANVESLNELVAYLPEKGKKVIEAFWPGPLTLILNKSKNIPDNITGGLNTVAVRMPSHPIAIEVIKEAKIPIAAPSANTSGRPSPTNANHVIEDLEGKIDMIIDGGMVDIGLESTVIDFTSDIPLILRPGYITKEMIENVIGKIEIDKALLEEFAHSEAPRSPGMKYKHYAPKAPLNIIDGELDKVVCKINELLLDNEKKGLKVGIIATKQTKMYYNSGIVKVIGDRNHENEIAKHLFKTLREFDALGVDIILSESFNENYLGQAIMNRLLKASGYKIIKVN, from the coding sequence ATGAAAACAAAGATATATAAAATAGACAAGAATAATATTGATGATAATAAAATTAAAGAAGCAGCAGCCATTTTAAAAGAAGGTGGACTTGTTGCTTTTCCTACGGAAACGGTATATGGTCTTGGAGCAAATGCTTTAGATGTTGATGCTGCCAACAAAATTTATAAGGCAAAAGGGCGACCATCTGATAACCCTCTTATTGTCCATATTGCCAATGTAGAAAGCTTGAATGAATTAGTGGCATATCTTCCAGAAAAGGGTAAAAAAGTCATAGAAGCTTTTTGGCCAGGGCCTCTAACATTAATCTTAAATAAGTCTAAAAATATTCCTGATAATATCACTGGGGGCTTAAATACTGTGGCAGTAAGAATGCCTTCCCATCCCATAGCAATTGAAGTAATCAAAGAAGCAAAAATACCAATAGCAGCACCAAGTGCAAATACATCAGGAAGACCTAGCCCTACAAATGCCAATCATGTGATTGAGGATTTAGAAGGTAAAATAGATATGATTATTGATGGTGGAATGGTTGATATAGGTTTAGAATCAACAGTAATAGATTTTACAAGTGATATACCTCTGATTCTTAGACCAGGGTATATTACAAAAGAGATGATAGAAAATGTTATAGGTAAAATAGAAATTGATAAGGCTCTTTTAGAAGAGTTTGCTCATAGTGAGGCACCAAGATCACCAGGTATGAAATACAAACATTATGCACCTAAAGCGCCACTTAATATTATTGATGGGGAATTGGATAAAGTAGTATGTAAAATTAATGAACTCTTATTAGATAATGAAAAAAAGGGATTAAAAGTTGGCATAATTGCTACTAAGCAAACAAAAATGTATTATAACTCAGGCATTGTAAAGGTCATTGGAGATAGAAACCATGAAAATGAAATTGCAAAACATCTTTTCAAGACACTTAGAGAATTTGATGCATTAGGTGTAGACATAATATTATCTGAAAGTTTTAATGAAAATTATTTAGGACAAGCAATAATGAATCGGCTTTTAAAAGCATCGGGATACAAAATCATAAAAGTGAATTAA
- the cwlD gene encoding N-acetylmuramoyl-L-alanine amidase CwlD, with product MKKIDYIIFSLIGILIVLIGNLCINQWVFASAKVVPKHIVVIDPGHGGRDPGKVGVNGALEKEINLAISLKIRTYLEQSDIEVILTRETDMGLYSESDSNKKRADLNKRARIIRESGADVVVSIHQNSFNQAQYQGAQVFYYSHSEEGKKLAEYIQNEIIRYAKPKTERTPKANDSYFILEQTPCPAVIVECGFLSNWEEAERLNTEEYQDKLAWSISMGIKQYLVSQ from the coding sequence ATGAAAAAAATTGACTATATAATTTTTTCGTTAATAGGAATATTAATTGTACTTATCGGTAATTTGTGTATAAATCAGTGGGTTTTTGCAAGTGCCAAAGTTGTCCCTAAACACATAGTCGTTATTGATCCAGGTCACGGCGGTAGAGATCCAGGAAAAGTGGGAGTAAATGGTGCTCTTGAAAAAGAAATAAATCTTGCAATATCACTTAAAATTAGAACTTATCTTGAGCAAAGTGATATTGAAGTCATATTAACAAGAGAAACAGATATGGGCTTATATAGTGAATCTGATTCTAATAAGAAGAGGGCAGATCTAAATAAGAGAGCTAGGATTATAAGAGAAAGTGGGGCAGACGTGGTTGTAAGCATACACCAAAATAGTTTTAATCAAGCTCAGTACCAAGGAGCCCAAGTATTTTACTATTCTCACTCAGAAGAGGGAAAAAAACTAGCAGAGTATATTCAAAATGAAATCATTAGATATGCCAAACCAAAAACGGAACGTACGCCAAAGGCAAATGATTCATACTTCATTTTAGAGCAAACCCCTTGTCCTGCAGTAATTGTGGAATGTGGCTTTTTATCCAATTGGGAGGAAGCAGAGCGTCTTAATACAGAAGAATATCAAGATAAGTTAGCCTGGTCTATATCTATGGGAATTAAACAATATTTAGTAAGTCAATAG
- a CDS encoding ABC transporter permease: MFSIIWLRIKRIKESLPIIIGLTVMAFGLIAAFSSAFKSEYRPVVFLVDRNETEYAKLFINNLEAADLYDFRVTTYDNAMDGVQNFGGIAAVIIEEDFLIKGDNSISIVNINTSAEYGNLLQVVNNKLNQFVNQINLSNSIQEYFQVQNMRVNALEIDEFVSRNYNDGWNSPTYKTNSYFIEGSSSNDFMLKHSLIGFTIFFSMYTMIFGIGDMVEEKRIYVYHRQLVTPIKSRSILFGNLIYTFSLSFIQVLIMILGGAYIFGIDWGNNIGAILLVMSAFVFCGTSLGLFMSSMVKNIQQLSALTPIVLTSTAMIGGCMWPLEMIDNNILLFLASLTPQKWAVTTISRMAIYNYAPNIIIMPIIILLVMGGVLLVLGTNRFNKFS, translated from the coding sequence ATGTTTTCTATTATTTGGTTAAGAATAAAGAGAATCAAGGAAAGCCTTCCAATTATAATTGGTTTAACAGTCATGGCATTTGGTTTAATCGCCGCTTTTAGTTCTGCTTTTAAAAGTGAGTATAGACCAGTAGTATTTCTTGTTGATAGAAATGAAACGGAGTATGCAAAGTTATTTATTAATAACTTAGAAGCTGCAGATTTATATGACTTTAGGGTAACAACTTATGATAATGCCATGGATGGTGTTCAAAATTTTGGAGGAATAGCAGCTGTTATAATAGAAGAAGATTTTTTAATTAAGGGTGATAACAGCATTTCAATAGTCAATATTAATACATCAGCTGAGTACGGTAATTTATTACAAGTTGTGAATAATAAGCTGAATCAATTTGTAAATCAAATTAATCTATCTAATTCTATTCAAGAGTATTTTCAAGTACAAAATATGAGGGTGAATGCATTAGAAATTGATGAATTTGTTAGCAGAAATTACAATGATGGTTGGAATTCCCCTACGTATAAAACCAACAGTTATTTTATAGAGGGGTCTTCATCTAATGATTTTATGTTGAAACACTCATTAATTGGTTTTACAATTTTCTTTTCTATGTATACGATGATTTTTGGTATTGGTGATATGGTAGAAGAAAAGAGAATATATGTCTATCATAGACAATTGGTTACGCCAATAAAAAGTCGATCTATTCTTTTTGGGAATTTAATATATACTTTTAGCCTCTCATTTATTCAAGTTCTTATAATGATATTAGGAGGCGCATATATATTTGGTATTGACTGGGGTAATAACATAGGTGCAATTCTATTGGTTATGAGTGCTTTTGTTTTTTGCGGAACAAGTCTTGGACTATTTATGTCAAGTATGGTTAAGAATATACAACAATTAAGTGCACTAACGCCTATTGTATTAACCAGTACTGCAATGATTGGCGGTTGTATGTGGCCGTTGGAAATGATTGATAATAATATACTTTTATTTTTAGCAAGTTTGACACCTCAAAAATGGGCAGTGACGACAATTAGTAGAATGGCTATTTATAACTATGCCCCAAATATTATCATAATGCCTATAATAATTTTATTGGTTATGGGTGGTGTTCTATTGGTGTTAGGAACAAACAGATTTAATAAATTTTCTTAG
- a CDS encoding ABC transporter permease → MRLIDLIIKDVKNIIYDRKSLALILLMPIVLTTILSFALRGNFEAGDSGIRIITIGVVKEYDLELENRMFENHMASYITDEVELGEFFRDIEEINPEKLFFQDFLGNENVKEYVQYIVLNKEEAIQQLNRNEISAIVVLPKRYIYDTYVNLCGVYKNKVNIDVIKTSDAQFSGTIVESMIEGYNNMLNTFSINKDTVIGVLSIHFDMERAFEEYYAEFINGNINNEEIRLIERTVEGKKQIDSFAYYSMAIMTMFILYSAGYGGRAMLQEKHEFTYHRLKVAGITKKKLYFGAFFTTFIIAFLQSMMMIVYSSFVLKVNWGNIGLVFLVTLLITLGIGSIGVLISAISIKTNSFKVANLFENGIVFFLAVIGGSFTPIYLLPEFLQRLSDFSINGVGLKMYSNIMMGSTLEALLNHILIIIAMIVVFIIAATLVIITGKEAD, encoded by the coding sequence TTGAGGTTGATAGATTTAATTATAAAGGATGTAAAAAATATCATTTATGATAGAAAAAGCTTGGCTCTAATTCTTTTAATGCCTATAGTCCTTACAACTATTCTTAGTTTTGCTCTTAGGGGGAATTTTGAAGCAGGAGATAGTGGTATTCGTATCATTACTATTGGTGTAGTAAAAGAGTATGACTTAGAATTAGAAAATAGAATGTTTGAAAACCATATGGCATCATATATTACTGATGAAGTAGAACTAGGAGAGTTTTTTAGGGATATAGAAGAGATTAATCCAGAGAAACTTTTTTTTCAAGACTTTTTAGGAAATGAAAATGTAAAAGAATACGTTCAATACATTGTTTTAAATAAAGAGGAAGCAATCCAACAATTAAATAGAAATGAAATCAGTGCAATAGTAGTCCTGCCCAAGAGATATATTTATGACACATATGTAAATCTTTGTGGGGTATATAAAAACAAAGTAAATATTGATGTAATAAAAACTTCAGATGCACAGTTTAGTGGAACCATCGTGGAAAGTATGATAGAAGGGTATAACAATATGCTTAACACTTTTAGTATTAACAAGGACACGGTTATTGGTGTTTTAAGTATTCATTTTGATATGGAGCGTGCCTTCGAAGAGTACTATGCTGAATTTATAAATGGAAATATAAATAATGAAGAGATTAGATTAATAGAAAGAACTGTTGAAGGAAAAAAACAAATAGATAGTTTTGCCTATTATTCAATGGCTATAATGACAATGTTTATTCTTTATAGTGCTGGATATGGTGGTAGAGCAATGCTTCAAGAGAAACACGAATTCACTTACCATAGGTTAAAAGTAGCTGGTATTACAAAAAAGAAATTGTATTTTGGAGCCTTCTTCACAACATTTATAATCGCTTTTTTACAAAGTATGATGATGATAGTATATTCTTCTTTTGTTTTAAAAGTAAACTGGGGAAATATAGGGTTGGTTTTTTTAGTAACACTTTTAATTACACTGGGTATTGGTAGTATAGGTGTTTTAATTTCTGCTATTTCTATTAAAACCAATAGTTTTAAGGTGGCTAACTTATTTGAAAATGGTATTGTGTTTTTTTTAGCAGTCATTGGTGGAAGTTTTACACCCATATATCTTTTGCCAGAATTTTTGCAAAGGCTAAGTGATTTTTCTATAAATGGTGTTGGTCTTAAAATGTACTCTAATATTATGATGGGTAGTACGTTAGAAGCATTGTTAAATCACATTCTGATAATAATTGCTATGATAGTAGTTTTTATAATAGCAGCAACATTAGTAATAATAACTGGAAAGGAGGCAGATTAA
- a CDS encoding ABC transporter ATP-binding protein: protein MALLRVDNISKRFKDIKAVDGISFRVEEGEILGLLGPNGAGKSTTISMISTLLVPDSGDIFYRDGSIVKTPKLIKKELGYIPQEIALYPTLSGMENLQFWGRTYGLRGKELKEKIKEVSDIIGIDKRLKDKVDKYSGGMKRRLNIGVALLHNPKLVIMDEPTVGIDPQSRKHILDTVIELNKKGMTVIYTSHYMEEVEYLCNRICVMDNGKVIAEGTKEQLVDMINDKKQVTIKVDKVTEEVISCLKNTAYVDKVESEEDAILLTVKKHNEALKGIIDCFTNTPSNILSIDVKEPNLEAVFLHLTGRALRD, encoded by the coding sequence ATGGCTTTGTTAAGAGTTGATAATATTAGTAAGCGTTTTAAGGATATAAAGGCTGTGGATGGGATTTCTTTTCGAGTTGAGGAAGGGGAGATTTTGGGGCTTTTAGGGCCTAATGGGGCAGGGAAGTCTACTACCATTTCTATGATTTCTACATTGCTAGTGCCTGATTCAGGAGATATTTTCTATAGGGATGGGAGTATTGTTAAGACACCTAAATTGATAAAGAAAGAGTTGGGATATATTCCTCAAGAAATAGCCCTTTATCCTACTTTGTCTGGTATGGAGAATCTTCAGTTTTGGGGAAGAACTTATGGTTTAAGAGGTAAAGAGCTAAAAGAAAAAATTAAAGAAGTTTCAGATATTATTGGGATTGATAAAAGATTAAAAGATAAAGTGGATAAGTATTCTGGTGGAATGAAAAGACGTCTTAATATAGGGGTTGCCCTGCTTCATAATCCAAAGCTGGTAATAATGGATGAGCCAACAGTTGGGATTGATCCACAATCACGTAAGCATATTTTAGATACAGTTATTGAGCTTAATAAGAAAGGTATGACTGTTATTTACACCAGTCATTATATGGAAGAGGTAGAGTATCTGTGTAATCGCATTTGTGTTATGGATAATGGTAAGGTTATTGCAGAAGGGACTAAAGAGCAGCTAGTAGATATGATTAATGATAAAAAACAAGTTACGATAAAAGTGGATAAAGTTACAGAAGAGGTGATAAGTTGTTTAAAAAACACTGCCTATGTGGATAAAGTTGAAAGTGAAGAAGATGCTATTCTTTTAACGGTTAAAAAACATAATGAAGCATTAAAAGGAATTATAGATTGTTTTACCAATACACCATCTAATATTCTTTCCATTGATGTAAAAGAACCTAATTTAGAGGCTGTGTTCTTGCATTTGACTGGGAGAGCATTAAGGGATTAA
- a CDS encoding response regulator transcription factor, which translates to MIRVMIVDDQDILRDGLALLLGNEEDIEVVCTASNGEEGVNRCKNHSVDVVLMDIRMPVMNGVEATKSIKACHKDIKVLILTTFNDDEYIFNSLKYGASGYVLKDSSPKEIACAIRTVHNGQAFFQANVATKVVEQFLELAEGKKIDKPDSRIGSLTEREKGICKLLSEGKNNKEIAEALFITEGTVKNHITNILVKLDLRDRTQLAIFAVRNINSF; encoded by the coding sequence GTGATTCGAGTTATGATTGTTGATGATCAGGATATTTTGAGGGATGGGTTGGCTTTGTTGCTTGGGAATGAAGAGGATATTGAAGTGGTGTGTACTGCCTCTAATGGAGAGGAAGGGGTTAATCGTTGTAAGAATCATTCTGTTGATGTGGTTTTGATGGATATTCGTATGCCTGTTATGAATGGTGTGGAGGCTACTAAGTCGATTAAAGCGTGCCATAAGGATATTAAGGTGCTTATATTGACGACTTTTAATGATGATGAATACATATTTAATTCTTTAAAGTATGGGGCGTCAGGTTATGTTTTAAAGGATTCTTCCCCAAAGGAGATTGCTTGTGCCATTAGGACGGTTCATAACGGGCAGGCTTTTTTTCAAGCCAATGTGGCCACTAAGGTTGTGGAACAGTTTTTGGAGTTGGCAGAGGGTAAGAAGATAGATAAACCTGATAGTAGAATTGGTAGTCTTACAGAGCGGGAAAAGGGTATTTGTAAGTTATTATCAGAGGGTAAAAACAATAAAGAAATAGCAGAAGCTTTATTTATAACGGAAGGGACTGTTAAGAATCATATTACCAATATACTGGTAAAACTGGATTTGCGAGATCGTACTCAACTTGCTATTTTTGCTGTTCGAAATATTAATTCATTTTAA